The Lonchura striata isolate bLonStr1 chromosome 5, bLonStr1.mat, whole genome shotgun sequence genome window below encodes:
- the UBE2N gene encoding ubiquitin-conjugating enzyme E2 N, with product MAGLPRRIIKETQRLLAEPVPGIKAEPDESNARYFHVVIAGPQDSPFEGGTFKLELFLPEEYPMAAPKVRFMTKIYHPNVDKLGRICLDILKDKWSPALQIRTVLLSIQALLSAPNPDDPLANDVAEQWKTNEAQAIETARAWTRLYAMNNI from the exons GAAACCCAGCGTTTGCTGGCGGAGCCAGTCCCTGGGATAAAAGCAGAGCCAGATGAAAGCAACGCACGCTATTTTCATGTGGTCATTGCAGGTCCACAGGATTCCCCCTTTGAGGGTGGGACATTTAAACTTGAACTCTTCCTTCCAGAAGAATATCCAATGGCAGCTCCTAAAGTACGTTTCATGACCAAAATTTACCATCCTAATGTAGACAAGCTGGGAAGAATATGTTTAGATATTTTGAAAG ATAAATGGTCCCCAGCTTTGCAGATTCGTACAGTTCTGCTATcaatccaggctttgttaagtGCTCCCAATCCAGATGATCCACTAGCAAATGATGTAGCTGAGCAATGGAAGACCAATGAAGCCCAAGCCATAGAAACAG cCAGAGCATGGACTAGGCTATATGCCATGAATAATATTTAA